In one Pseudomonas sp. Bout1 genomic region, the following are encoded:
- a CDS encoding Gfo/Idh/MocA family protein yields the protein MASHAESTARLRLGVVGLGRAFTLMLPTFLADRRVQLVGACDPREQARRQFERDFDAPAYETIEDLAADSNLDALYIASPHQFHAEHTRIAAANRKHVLVEKPMALSLDECDRMIADCADAGVKLIVGHCHSFDTPYLRTRELIGSGEFGAVKMIQALNYTDYLQRPRRPEELSTAEGGGAVFSQAAHQVDVVRLLAGSRATRVRAAVGNWDPARPTEGAYTATLWFGNGAFASITYNGYGYFDSDEWMDWVGEMGKPKNPETYGGARRLLQQVQTADEEARLKAEGTYGGTRYVSPSTADDATAFQHFGPIIVSCEGGDLRPMADAVMIYRPHSRDRMMLERPTVPRSEVIDELYLAQFYGVTPLHDGAWARDTLEICLAMLRSSEEQRDITLGVNVEDTQSCETP from the coding sequence ATGGCCAGCCATGCTGAATCCACGGCTCGGCTACGTCTGGGGGTGGTCGGTCTGGGCCGGGCATTCACCCTCATGCTGCCTACCTTCCTGGCCGATCGCCGCGTCCAGTTGGTGGGCGCCTGTGATCCTCGTGAACAAGCTCGCAGGCAATTCGAACGGGATTTCGATGCGCCTGCATACGAGACCATCGAAGACCTGGCGGCCGACAGCAATCTCGATGCCTTATACATTGCCAGCCCGCATCAGTTTCACGCCGAACACACCCGTATAGCGGCGGCTAACCGCAAGCACGTGCTGGTCGAAAAACCCATGGCGTTGTCGTTGGACGAGTGTGACCGGATGATCGCCGATTGCGCCGATGCTGGCGTGAAACTGATCGTTGGGCATTGCCACAGCTTCGATACCCCGTACCTGCGTACCCGGGAGCTGATCGGTAGTGGCGAATTCGGCGCGGTCAAGATGATTCAAGCGCTGAACTACACCGACTACCTGCAGCGTCCTCGCCGCCCGGAAGAGCTCTCGACCGCTGAAGGCGGCGGAGCAGTATTCAGCCAGGCCGCACATCAAGTGGACGTGGTCCGTTTGCTGGCTGGCAGTCGCGCTACCCGTGTCCGTGCGGCAGTGGGTAACTGGGATCCTGCGCGGCCTACTGAAGGCGCCTACACAGCCACTCTATGGTTCGGGAATGGGGCGTTCGCCTCCATTACCTACAACGGCTACGGATACTTCGACTCCGACGAGTGGATGGACTGGGTTGGGGAAATGGGCAAGCCCAAAAATCCCGAAACTTACGGCGGCGCACGTCGGTTATTGCAGCAGGTGCAAACGGCGGATGAGGAGGCGCGGCTCAAAGCTGAAGGCACTTATGGCGGCACACGCTACGTCAGCCCCTCTACTGCCGACGACGCGACGGCCTTCCAGCATTTCGGCCCGATTATCGTGTCGTGCGAAGGTGGCGACCTTAGGCCAATGGCTGATGCCGTCATGATTTACCGGCCGCACAGTCGTGATCGAATGATGCTTGAGCGGCCAACGGTGCCGCGTTCCGAAGTCATAGACGAACTGTATCTGGCGCAGTTCTACGGGGTCACTCCGTTGCATGACGGCGCGTGGGCTCGTGACACTTTGGAGATCTGTCTCGCCATGTTGCGATCCAGCGAAGAACAACGCGACATCACACTGGGTGTGAATGTTGAAGATACTCAATCCTGCGAGACCCCATGA
- a CDS encoding ABC transporter substrate-binding protein, whose protein sequence is MMNKLNLSIAVGNYDRIRPLVDGEVQIDGVDPIFMLQDPEEIFFRAFRHADYDICELSLSSYSVKTAAGTSPYIAVPIFPSRAFRHTSIYIRNDRGIESAADLKGKRIGVPEYQLTANVWVRLFLEEDHGLKASDVTWVRGGYEETGRLEKIVLKLPADVIVENAPETETLSGMLASGELDAVIGPRAPSCFTQGHPKVSYLYRDPQGAASDWYRRTQLFPIMHVLGIRRTLAEQHPWLPGAVAKAFEKSKSVALHKLSDTSATKVTLPFIEDQLRAARQLLGEDFWSYGFEANRHVLSRFLERHHAEGLSSRLLQPEELFHPASLESFKI, encoded by the coding sequence ATGATGAACAAGTTGAACTTATCTATTGCTGTTGGAAACTACGATCGTATCCGACCATTGGTGGACGGCGAAGTACAGATCGATGGGGTCGACCCAATCTTTATGCTGCAAGATCCCGAAGAGATCTTCTTTCGCGCATTTCGCCATGCTGACTACGACATCTGCGAGTTATCGTTGAGCAGCTACAGCGTTAAAACCGCAGCTGGCACCAGTCCCTATATTGCTGTCCCTATCTTCCCATCCCGTGCGTTTCGCCACACTTCGATCTACATCCGCAATGATCGCGGAATTGAGTCCGCAGCGGACCTCAAGGGCAAACGTATCGGTGTGCCGGAGTACCAGTTGACGGCGAACGTATGGGTTCGACTGTTCCTGGAAGAAGACCATGGTTTGAAAGCGTCTGACGTCACCTGGGTCCGTGGTGGGTACGAAGAGACCGGGCGTCTGGAGAAAATTGTTCTGAAGCTACCGGCGGATGTAATCGTCGAGAACGCACCGGAGACTGAAACGCTTTCTGGCATGCTCGCCTCTGGTGAACTGGATGCCGTGATCGGTCCACGTGCACCTTCCTGTTTCACCCAGGGCCATCCTAAGGTCAGCTATCTTTATCGTGATCCTCAGGGAGCAGCTTCGGACTGGTACCGCCGCACTCAGCTATTCCCGATCATGCACGTGCTGGGAATCCGACGCACGTTGGCCGAGCAGCACCCATGGTTGCCCGGGGCCGTTGCCAAAGCATTCGAGAAGTCCAAGTCCGTAGCGCTGCACAAATTGAGCGACACCTCCGCTACCAAGGTAACGTTGCCGTTTATCGAGGATCAGTTAAGAGCGGCCCGCCAGCTGCTCGGTGAAGACTTCTGGTCCTATGGTTTCGAAGCTAACCGCCACGTACTCAGTCGCTTCCTGGAACGCCACCACGCCGAAGGCCTGTCGTCGCGCTTGCTTCAGCCTGAGGAGCTGTTCCATCCAGCGTCGTTGGAGAGTTTCAAGATTTAA
- a CDS encoding OprD family porin: protein MNKKTCKTLMPGLLIALPFAPSFAAADLLKDSKGNLELKNFYFNRDFRDSTATDSKREEWAQGFILNLQSGFTDGPVGFGLDALGMLGLKLDSSPDRSGTGLLSRDSDRRAYDEYSKLELTAKAKFAQSELRLGGLNSVLPLLASNNTRLLPQVFNGVQLSSKDIKSLTATLGQVDSVKQRDSTDSEDLSASSQLGGYSSAITSDHYTYAGFDYQLLPSLNVAYQYSYLENLFRRDYVGLKFNMPLSKGRMFAEARYFEGQESGKKLLGKVDNRTISSNAGYSAMGHTLSAGYQAASGATAYPYVNGTDTYLFGEMLVSNFALANEDVWYAGYSYDFAALGLPGLTWSLRYAKGENVDPANIKTVKAKALRAEGSDGEEWERISDITYVVQSGAFKNVSFRWRNAINRSTYSDGADENRLIIGYVYNF from the coding sequence ATGAATAAAAAAACATGTAAGACGCTGATGCCTGGTCTGCTTATCGCATTGCCCTTCGCCCCATCTTTTGCGGCGGCGGATCTCTTGAAAGATAGCAAAGGGAATCTTGAACTAAAAAATTTCTACTTCAATCGCGACTTCAGAGACTCGACGGCCACTGATTCCAAGCGAGAGGAGTGGGCTCAGGGCTTCATCCTTAATCTCCAGTCTGGCTTTACCGACGGACCTGTTGGTTTTGGATTGGACGCGCTTGGCATGTTGGGCCTGAAACTTGATTCCAGCCCTGATCGATCAGGTACAGGACTTCTATCTCGTGACAGTGATCGACGGGCCTACGATGAATACTCGAAGCTTGAGTTGACGGCGAAGGCTAAATTCGCTCAGAGTGAATTAAGGCTTGGCGGGTTGAATTCAGTTCTTCCCTTGCTGGCTTCAAACAATACACGACTTTTGCCACAAGTATTTAACGGCGTGCAACTGTCATCAAAGGATATCAAATCGCTGACTGCGACTCTCGGCCAGGTCGACTCCGTCAAGCAGCGTGACTCAACCGACTCTGAAGATCTGTCTGCCAGTTCTCAACTAGGCGGCTACTCCTCTGCCATCACCAGTGACCACTACACCTATGCGGGATTTGACTATCAACTTCTTCCTTCCCTCAATGTGGCGTATCAGTACAGCTATCTGGAGAATTTGTTCCGGCGAGACTACGTCGGTTTAAAGTTCAATATGCCCTTGTCCAAAGGTCGTATGTTTGCTGAAGCCCGATACTTTGAAGGTCAAGAAAGTGGCAAAAAACTACTGGGAAAAGTGGATAACCGGACGATCAGTAGCAATGCGGGCTATTCGGCCATGGGACACACCTTAAGTGCGGGTTATCAAGCGGCATCCGGCGCGACTGCATACCCGTATGTAAACGGTACGGACACCTATCTGTTTGGTGAAATGCTGGTGAGCAACTTCGCTCTTGCAAATGAAGACGTCTGGTATGCCGGATATTCGTATGACTTTGCCGCCCTCGGTTTGCCTGGCCTTACATGGAGTCTGCGTTATGCGAAAGGAGAAAACGTCGATCCCGCGAATATTAAAACGGTGAAGGCAAAGGCGCTCAGGGCGGAAGGCTCCGACGGTGAGGAATGGGAAAGAATTTCTGATATCACTTACGTAGTACAAAGTGGTGCATTTAAAAATGTTTCATTCCGATGGAGGAATGCAATCAATCGCTCCACCTATTCAGATGGGGCCGATGAGAACCGACTCATAATTGGATATGTCTATAACTTTTGA
- the nadC gene encoding carboxylating nicotinate-nucleotide diphosphorylase — MQNIELTGLGSEIDENVRRALLEDIGSGDISAQLVPSARLASAKVITRKPCIISGVSWVEAVFRQLDPLVILKWNVKDGEHAEPNQTVLHLEGPARSLLTGERTALNYLQFLSGVATQCRRLADKVAHTHVKLLDTRKTIPGLRLAQKYAVTCGGCHNHRIGLYDAFLIKENHIAACGGILEAINAAHRIAPGRPVEVEVENLGELQEALRGGADSIMFDELSMDDMREGVRLNNGQARLEASGGINESTLVAIADTGVDYISIGALTKNIKAIDLSMRLNL, encoded by the coding sequence ATGCAAAATATAGAACTGACGGGCTTGGGTTCCGAGATCGATGAAAACGTACGCAGGGCGTTATTGGAGGATATCGGAAGTGGTGACATCTCCGCGCAGCTTGTACCGTCTGCTCGTTTGGCCAGTGCAAAAGTCATTACTAGAAAACCTTGCATCATCAGTGGCGTGTCGTGGGTGGAGGCCGTCTTTCGCCAACTGGATCCGCTTGTCATCTTGAAATGGAACGTTAAGGATGGAGAGCACGCGGAACCCAATCAAACCGTGTTACATTTAGAGGGGCCTGCCCGCTCTTTATTGACCGGTGAGCGAACCGCGCTGAACTACTTACAATTTCTCTCGGGCGTCGCGACACAATGCCGGCGGCTAGCTGATAAAGTTGCGCATACTCACGTAAAGTTGCTCGACACTCGAAAGACTATCCCTGGCCTTAGACTCGCACAAAAATACGCAGTCACTTGCGGTGGTTGCCATAATCATCGTATTGGTCTCTACGACGCCTTCCTCATCAAAGAAAATCATATTGCAGCTTGCGGCGGAATTCTCGAAGCTATCAATGCTGCACACCGCATTGCACCAGGTAGACCGGTAGAGGTCGAAGTTGAAAACCTAGGCGAACTGCAAGAAGCACTGAGAGGTGGAGCGGATTCAATTATGTTCGACGAACTGAGTATGGATGACATGCGTGAAGGCGTTCGACTCAACAACGGACAGGCCCGACTTGAGGCCAGCGGCGGAATCAATGAAAGTACATTGGTAGCTATCGCAGATACTGGGGTTGACTACATATCAATTGGTGCGCTAACTAAAAATATAAAAGCCATAGACTTATCTATGCGCTTGAACCTTTAA
- a CDS encoding DUF6632 domain-containing protein: MTVVDRLRYLRVVLVLAGLACLALYPLMLFWPSGWAWHVGHSDYPMMIVGIYATLGVFLILAARDPLANLSLIWFTVWSSAVHGGIMAVQTVTQPGQMGHLAGDVPALFIVAVALAILTPRSQLAARPRTHNGA, translated from the coding sequence ATGACCGTAGTCGATCGCCTCAGGTATTTGCGCGTCGTTCTAGTTTTGGCTGGCCTCGCGTGCCTTGCTCTCTACCCACTTATGTTGTTCTGGCCGTCCGGCTGGGCCTGGCACGTCGGTCACTCGGACTACCCGATGATGATCGTTGGCATCTACGCCACACTTGGCGTGTTCTTGATCCTAGCCGCACGTGATCCATTAGCCAATCTGAGCCTAATCTGGTTCACCGTGTGGTCTAGCGCCGTACACGGAGGAATCATGGCCGTCCAGACGGTCACCCAGCCGGGGCAAATGGGGCACTTGGCAGGTGACGTCCCGGCGCTCTTCATTGTGGCGGTTGCCTTGGCCATCTTGACGCCCCGCTCGCAATTGGCCGCTCGGCCCCGGACACACAATGGGGCCTAA
- a CDS encoding IS1182 family transposase: MAWNPHDYVSDTNPVRVVDVFVDELDLVSLGFDGAIPADTGRPGYHPEILLKIYIYGYLNRIQSSRRLEREAQRNVELMWLTGRLMPDFKTIANFRKDNSKAIRGVCRQFVVLCQQLGLFGENLVAIDGSKFKAVNNRDRNFTSAKLKRRMEKIESSINRYLTALDEADRQEPPIAQPKAARLQEKIDKLKAQMKELQVIETQLNESPDKQVSLTDPDARSMMTRGTGIVGYNVQTAVDTQHHLIVAHEVTNVGSDRDQLSSMAKQAREAMASETLSVVADRGYFKSEEILACHNADITAYVPKPMTSGAKADGRFNNDAFIYDAAKNEYICPAGEELIWRFSSVEKGLKLHRYWSSNCQGCALKSKCTPSKQRRVRRWEHEAVLEEMQNRLSNAPEMMRIRKRTVEHPFGTLKQWMGATHFLTRKLNGVSAEMSLNVLAYNLKRVMKIIGTTGLMKALTA, translated from the coding sequence ATGGCGTGGAATCCGCACGATTACGTCAGCGATACCAATCCGGTGCGCGTAGTCGATGTCTTCGTTGACGAACTTGACCTGGTCTCCTTGGGTTTTGATGGCGCTATTCCAGCTGACACAGGCCGGCCTGGTTACCACCCTGAAATCCTGCTGAAGATCTATATATACGGCTATCTCAACCGTATTCAGTCGAGCCGGCGCCTGGAGCGAGAGGCCCAGCGCAACGTCGAACTGATGTGGCTGACCGGCCGCTTGATGCCCGATTTCAAGACCATCGCCAACTTCCGAAAAGACAACAGCAAGGCTATCCGAGGCGTCTGCCGCCAGTTCGTGGTGCTGTGCCAGCAGCTGGGATTATTCGGAGAAAATCTGGTTGCCATCGACGGCAGTAAATTCAAGGCCGTCAACAACCGCGACCGCAATTTCACCAGCGCCAAACTGAAGCGGCGAATGGAAAAAATTGAATCGAGTATCAATCGGTATCTGACTGCGCTCGACGAAGCCGATCGGCAAGAACCCCCGATCGCACAGCCCAAGGCTGCTCGTCTGCAAGAGAAAATCGACAAGCTCAAAGCTCAGATGAAAGAGTTGCAGGTCATTGAAACTCAGCTCAACGAATCGCCGGATAAACAGGTCTCACTGACCGATCCAGACGCCCGCTCCATGATGACTCGCGGCACTGGAATCGTCGGTTACAACGTGCAGACAGCGGTCGATACCCAGCACCATTTGATCGTTGCACATGAGGTGACCAACGTCGGTTCCGACCGTGATCAACTCAGCTCGATGGCCAAGCAGGCCCGCGAAGCGATGGCGTCGGAAACGTTGTCGGTAGTGGCTGACCGAGGTTACTTCAAAAGCGAAGAAATCCTGGCTTGTCACAATGCAGATATCACCGCCTATGTGCCCAAGCCGATGACCTCTGGAGCCAAAGCGGACGGACGTTTCAATAACGATGCCTTCATCTATGACGCAGCGAAAAACGAATACATTTGTCCCGCTGGAGAGGAGTTGATCTGGCGCTTTTCCAGCGTTGAAAAAGGCCTGAAGTTGCACCGTTACTGGAGTTCTAATTGCCAGGGATGCGCGCTGAAATCGAAGTGCACACCGAGCAAGCAACGGCGAGTTCGGCGATGGGAGCATGAAGCCGTATTGGAGGAAATGCAGAACAGGCTGAGCAACGCGCCGGAGATGATGCGGATCCGAAAACGGACTGTTGAGCATCCCTTCGGGACGCTCAAGCAATGGATGGGCGCGACACACTTCCTGACCCGAAAGCTTAACGGGGTGAGTGCAGAGATGAGCTTGAATGTGCTCGCCTACAACTTGAAACGGGTCATGAAAATCATCGGAACCACTGGTTTGATGAAAGCGTTAACCGCGTAA